The following are encoded in a window of Natrononativus amylolyticus genomic DNA:
- a CDS encoding MFS transporter, whose translation MTTRDYDDETIASIYLRVASDHQIALILATTLTGMLEAALAPALPAIASALGVSDSRVGLLITFFKVPSILVIPIGAVVADRYGRRAVLLPSLFLFGSGGVAMYFLETFALLLAFAVVMGVGAAVIFPITVTMLGDICTGPANAAAQGFRVAIVGIGAISIPALSGYLSGLSWNAPFLLFALAFPMLIGAHLFLRETIQPTVSAGDGLGVRSVTRQYGGAIRNELLEPSLRILVVGGFVRGFIRYAVLTFIPLFAVRVMGASLFEAGALLSIRGFAYVFVSPISGLIVAQIGRKRALLASMAVSTGALIAIPFAPDLVVLSVFVLCYFVGDALFDPVMKDTVTSMGHPEYLAGIVNTLYTLKRAGQTVSPVLFGFVLAVTGYEALFVLAGVVVFAYFVAFRATFAFERPSA comes from the coding sequence ATGACCACGCGCGACTACGATGACGAGACGATCGCGTCGATCTACCTCCGGGTCGCCTCCGATCACCAGATCGCGCTGATTTTGGCAACGACGCTCACCGGAATGCTCGAGGCGGCCCTCGCACCGGCGCTGCCCGCCATCGCCAGCGCCCTCGGTGTGTCTGACAGTCGCGTCGGGCTGCTCATCACGTTCTTCAAGGTGCCGTCGATCCTCGTGATTCCAATCGGTGCGGTCGTCGCAGATCGGTACGGACGGCGGGCCGTGTTGTTGCCGTCGCTCTTTCTGTTCGGGTCCGGAGGGGTGGCAATGTACTTCCTCGAAACGTTTGCGCTGCTCCTCGCGTTCGCGGTCGTCATGGGAGTCGGTGCAGCGGTGATCTTCCCGATCACGGTAACGATGCTCGGGGACATCTGCACCGGGCCGGCCAACGCCGCCGCGCAGGGGTTTCGGGTCGCGATCGTCGGCATCGGCGCGATTTCGATTCCGGCGCTCAGCGGCTACCTGTCGGGGCTCTCGTGGAACGCCCCCTTCCTGCTGTTCGCGCTCGCGTTTCCGATGCTCATCGGTGCCCACCTGTTCTTGCGCGAGACGATTCAGCCGACCGTTTCCGCAGGCGACGGGCTCGGCGTCCGCTCCGTGACACGCCAGTACGGCGGTGCGATACGGAACGAACTGCTCGAACCGAGCCTCAGAATCCTGGTGGTCGGCGGCTTCGTCCGCGGGTTCATCCGGTACGCCGTGTTGACGTTCATCCCCCTGTTCGCCGTTCGCGTCATGGGCGCGTCGCTGTTCGAAGCCGGCGCGCTGCTGTCGATCCGGGGGTTCGCGTACGTCTTCGTCTCGCCGATTTCAGGGCTCATCGTGGCGCAGATCGGCCGTAAACGGGCGTTGTTGGCGTCGATGGCCGTCAGCACCGGCGCGCTGATCGCGATCCCGTTCGCGCCCGATCTGGTGGTCCTGTCGGTGTTCGTGCTGTGTTACTTCGTCGGCGATGCGCTCTTCGACCCCGTGATGAAAGACACCGTGACGTCGATGGGACACCCCGAGTACCTCGCCGGGATCGTCAACACCCTGTACACGCTGAAACGTGCCGGGCAGACGGTTTCGCCGGTGCTCTTCGGCTTCGTGCTCGCGGTAACTGGCTACGAGGCGCTTTTCGTCCTCGCCGGCGTCGTCGTGTTCGCCTACTTCGTCGCCTTCCGCGCGACGTTCGCGTTCGAGCGCCCGAGCGCCTGA
- a CDS encoding nuclear transport factor 2 family protein has protein sequence MNDHDLEALLSCFHEDYRSETPAHPDRSFTGRAQVRKNWIQMFETTPDLAVEFPRTTIDDDVAWIEMRMSDTQTNGDELDVRGVVIKGISRGQIEWGRIYLEPVQHSEDVTWEEIYAGDEDG, from the coding sequence ATGAACGACCACGATCTCGAGGCACTGCTCTCGTGTTTCCACGAGGACTATCGAAGCGAAACGCCGGCCCACCCCGACCGATCGTTTACAGGACGTGCCCAGGTTCGGAAGAACTGGATACAAATGTTCGAGACGACTCCTGATCTGGCGGTCGAGTTTCCGCGAACGACGATCGACGACGATGTTGCCTGGATCGAGATGCGGATGTCCGACACGCAAACCAACGGCGACGAATTGGACGTCCGTGGCGTCGTCATCAAGGGTATCTCTAGAGGCCAGATCGAATGGGGACGGATTTATCTCGAACCTGTTCAGCACTCTGAGGACGTGACGTGGGAAGAAATCTACGCAGGGGACGAAGACGGCTAA
- a CDS encoding DUF5789 family protein, producing the protein MADDKQGRNKQADDEERRQREREMAEARTRGDEAEPMRDDAVDQLGELDDALETHDYPTTTEDLIEAYGDYEIETQGGWESLNEVLSPTDTQTYVSADDVRRRIRGRIRR; encoded by the coding sequence ATGGCAGACGACAAACAGGGCCGGAACAAACAAGCGGATGACGAAGAGCGACGCCAACGAGAGCGTGAGATGGCGGAGGCACGTACTCGCGGTGACGAAGCCGAACCGATGCGCGATGACGCTGTCGACCAGCTTGGTGAGCTCGACGACGCACTCGAAACCCATGACTATCCGACCACGACGGAGGACTTGATCGAGGCCTATGGCGACTATGAAATCGAAACACAGGGTGGATGGGAATCCCTCAATGAAGTGCTTTCCCCAACCGACACCCAAACGTACGTCTCCGCCGATGACGTTCGAAGGCGGATACGGGGACGCATACGTCGCTGA
- a CDS encoding TetR/AcrR family transcriptional regulator, giving the protein MHGFSDEERDRIREDLLEVGREKVLAFGLKKTNVADITEPVGIAKSSFYLFFDSKAELYLEIMRHEVDEFTESLDNELDGVDDPREGFERLCWCYKAFVENNPLVQQLFREDDYRMFRDTVPPERLAEIAQEGVSEIVPYIEFFQERSDGLLAERDPVTILGMVGTIELLALHREDYEEYDEDYYEQVQELLITTLATGLTADRPSD; this is encoded by the coding sequence ATGCACGGCTTTAGCGACGAGGAGCGGGATCGGATCCGGGAAGACCTCCTGGAGGTCGGACGCGAGAAGGTCCTCGCGTTCGGATTGAAGAAGACGAACGTCGCGGACATCACCGAGCCCGTTGGAATCGCCAAAAGTTCGTTCTACCTGTTTTTCGACTCGAAAGCCGAACTATACCTCGAGATCATGCGACACGAGGTCGACGAGTTCACCGAGAGCCTCGATAACGAACTTGACGGCGTCGATGACCCTCGCGAGGGGTTCGAACGGTTGTGCTGGTGCTACAAGGCGTTCGTCGAAAACAATCCACTCGTCCAACAACTGTTCCGCGAAGACGACTACCGGATGTTTCGCGATACCGTTCCACCGGAGCGACTCGCGGAGATTGCACAGGAGGGCGTCAGCGAAATCGTTCCGTACATCGAATTCTTTCAGGAGCGCAGTGACGGGTTGCTCGCGGAACGCGATCCGGTAACGATTCTCGGAATGGTGGGAACGATCGAACTGCTGGCGCTCCACCGGGAAGATTACGAAGAGTACGACGAAGACTACTACGAGCAGGTACAGGAACTGCTCATCACCACCCTCGCTACGGGATTGACGGCCGATCGACCGAGTGATTGA
- a CDS encoding ABC transporter ATP-binding protein has translation MAVIEVADLTKDYGSVLGADSLSFTVEEGEVFGFLGPNGAGKTTTIRTLLGLLSPTAGTATVLGADVRDEAALLEAKRRIGYLPAHLGFDEGVTGKRVLDYHASIKGDTRRDELLEIFTPPIDRPIREYSTGNERMLGIVQAFMHDPDLVIMDEPTSGLDPLKQEAFNEFVRAERGTTIFFSSHVLSEVRRVCDRVGILREGRLVGLEDVETLLDQGGKRVRVQTSDEASSELTALDGVIDVSTFADGVQFIYTGDYNALLRELASHDVREVDISEPPLEDVFMHYYGTDGSETAGQEVETSV, from the coding sequence ATGGCAGTCATCGAAGTGGCCGATCTAACGAAGGACTACGGGAGCGTCCTCGGTGCCGATTCCCTCTCGTTTACCGTCGAAGAGGGGGAGGTGTTCGGATTTTTAGGACCGAACGGAGCCGGGAAGACGACGACGATTCGTACGCTACTCGGCCTGCTCTCGCCCACCGCGGGAACCGCGACCGTGCTCGGGGCCGACGTTCGCGACGAAGCCGCGCTGCTCGAGGCGAAACGTCGGATCGGTTACCTGCCGGCCCACCTCGGGTTCGACGAGGGGGTGACCGGCAAGCGGGTCCTCGACTATCACGCGTCGATCAAGGGTGACACACGCCGGGACGAACTGCTCGAAATCTTCACGCCGCCGATCGACCGCCCGATCCGGGAGTACTCCACGGGAAACGAGCGAATGCTCGGGATCGTCCAGGCGTTCATGCACGATCCCGACCTCGTCATCATGGACGAGCCGACGTCGGGGCTCGACCCGCTCAAACAGGAGGCGTTCAACGAGTTCGTCAGGGCCGAGCGCGGAACGACGATCTTCTTCTCCTCGCACGTACTGAGCGAGGTCCGGCGGGTCTGCGATCGCGTCGGCATCCTCCGCGAGGGACGACTCGTCGGCCTCGAGGACGTCGAGACGTTGCTCGATCAGGGCGGCAAGCGCGTTCGCGTCCAGACGTCCGACGAGGCCAGTTCGGAACTGACTGCTCTCGACGGCGTCATCGACGTGAGCACATTCGCCGACGGCGTTCAGTTCATCTACACCGGTGACTACAACGCGCTGCTCCGTGAGCTCGCATCCCACGACGTCCGCGAGGTGGACATCAGCGAGCCGCCGCTCGAGGACGTCTTCATGCACTACTACGGGACGGACGGTTCCGAGACGGCCGGTCAGGAGGTGGAGACCAGTGTTTGA